TCCTTTTCTGCTTTCAGCGATCGCCATCAGATCCATGGAGCTTCGGCTTCGTTAACCAGTCCGTCATGGCTTCAGCCGACAACTTGTTTCAGTATCGACAGCTGAGAATCCAGAACGAAGTACTAATGGCTACAAAGACGGCATCATCAAGCCTTCATTGTTTGCTTGAGCTCGAAACAGTGAGGACAGAAGAGTGTGCGCATCTCAATCACTGAGCTCGATATAGTATCTCAGCTCTGTCAACGATGCTGGTGTTTGTCTTTTCCTAATTATCGATGCGTATGGAGACTCATCAATGGTGTCTTCCACTTTTTGAATCTTACACGTGTTGAAGTCAGTCTACCAAACGTGTCGCCTCGTTGCGATGCAGCTGTCGTGCGTGACGACGCCCACCTACACACGTGCGTGACACGTGATGCTCCATTAAGTGACAGTCCATTTGGTCCCAACCACCGCGGGTAGCGAGGGAAGAGAGGCAGGAACACGGCGACCAGATCCGGCGGACGGATGAGTGCGGCGACGCGGCGAGGGAGGTGATCGCCGGCAGCATGGAGCACCACGGTGCTTCCCTGTCCGAGATGCTCCGCCGCTCCGGCGGTTCCGGCTCTAACTCGGTCGGCCGCTTCACCTCAAAAGCGTTCGCTTCATCGTCTTCATATGTTTGACCGTCGTGCATGGAGCCTGGGTATGTCGAGGCAGGCCGCGGAAGGGAGGAGGCGGCGCGGAAGGAGAAGCTACACCTACACGGCGAGCACAAGAGGGAGGAACGAGGGAGCACGGTGGGGAAGCACGAGAAGAAGGGGTTCGTGGAGAGGATGAAGGACAGGTTGCTGGGCCACCATTAGAGATGGACTCGTGTGCTGGTTTCGTACGTGGTTGTCGTCGGTGTATACGTAACGATGCAGCGTTCGTACAATGTAATCGAATACGACATGGTTTAGATGTGAATTGCACGTATAGCATTGGCTATTGCGATCATtcaaaggaggagagagagaatcaacaaagaaaaatatatcaaaattatatagataaaaagttaaaatttaaatattatatatatatatatatatatatattctcttactTCACATATTCTTTTTCCCACTCCTCCTCGCTCCTCTTTCATCTTCCAGTCTTTCCTCTCCCTTTCTTTACTCCTCCCCCCTTCTCATtgtcatcttcctcttttttttttttcttctcctcctctcgtcGTCTCTAGTACCTTTTTTTTTAAAGCATATTAAAAGCTGaagcatcattaaaaaaaataaaataaaaaaatatggattgaaaaataaaatctaaGAAAATCACCCATGCAGACTTTGTACATCATAAGGGTAGGTCTGTATAGGGGTAGGTGGACAGACGCAAATTTTATAATGGATTCAAAATGAACAAATCATAAGGGTACATCAATTTTATAACggattcaaaatatataaataagtaGAATATGTTAATCTAGTTTAAAATtagtttaaaaattaaataaaataattttttatatgaattatttAAATTGATTGGTATTGAGGAAAATCATCATCAACATATGAATCAATACAATATAGTCCATCAATACAATATAGTCCAAACTTAAAGACATAAAAGTATCAAGGTCTCGAGGCGTTACCTATACTGAGATTGATATTGGAAGAAGTTTTCCAACTCGATCCCTATGACACTTCAATTAGTCATCAAGAACTTAATaggtatgaattttttaaaaaaactagcTTTAGACATTAGTGTTTGGATTACATTTTATATCATATCTTATGGGGAACAATATGTAATTTCTCCAACGCTCCCTTCTTAATGTTTTGTTAATGTTGACAACTAGGGGGAGATGGTCCCGAGTGGTCTATCTTGGATTTTTATTTACGCACGTAGATGGATgggattttttttcctttcatacTAGCTTTCATGTGACGCTtgttatggtaagtaacttttttagccgtgaccttagGGTCGACGCGACTAgttcaggggtccgaatggcTGGGATCAGGCGTGACTCCTCTCGGGGTCTTGTGGCGGCCGATTGCGGGGGGTCTGGCTGGAAGGCTCCGCGACGCCGAGTTGGGTCGGCtccggtcgagtacctgcacacaggtcgggtcggcggttcgggccgacccctccgacgatcaagtcagtgattgggAGAGGAGTTTTTGGGTGAAGTTGTGCTTCTGTGTGCTTGCCCCGTTCGTTTGGGGCCTGGgagtatttataggtgagtttgatgttacctgatgtgtcaCCCTGCCAGGGCAGGGCCGTACCCCCGATGGCGCCTGTCGTCGTCGTGgccgttgcgtggaaggccgagctgccgcagggtatggcgagcctcagtcgacgccttcccctgcctcaACCGGTCGTGCGGTGTCAGACgatgaggtcgtctgggtacggtGAGTGATGATGCACATTATGTTGATGTTTAATGCTCGCCCCCTGGAGCAGTGTGCCGTCCAGGGGGGGCTGACGTCGTGATGTATCACGTCAAATCCGGtgtgttacgtcaaatctgcttttACCCCTATCAACGCTTATGTATCGGATGATAATTGATCGTTAATATATTTCCTATCATTTATCTTTTCATCCAAATGCAGGTACTCTAATTAAGGAGGCTCGAAGTGTGACGATTAATTCATTCGATAAACCTATTATCAACCTGTCCTGATATCAAAAGGATGAATTTTTCTTGACATATATGAAGTTTTTTCAACTCATATACTTATTTTTCTCctatatcatttcatatttatttatattataatcttagatcaccatcatcatcccgtccttcctcctctcccttcGTTTGTCTTTCCTATCatcacctttttttttcctttcatttcTTTTCTCTGCTTCTCTTCAAACGTCTATCGTTTCCGTAACATTTTCTTTCTCGGCTCCTCATCGTCATCATCTTTccttcatctcctcctcctctcatcCTCTTTGTCATTAATTATTTCTTAATTACACAGcatcatttgaaaaaaaattaaaataaaaaatatggattggaaaaaatgaaaattttctaaGAAAATTACACATACATACTTTTTTACATAGTAATATACTAATAATAAGGATACGTCGACAGACACGAATGTAAAAGCGGATACAgagtgtacaaataaataaaaaacactAATCGAGTTTGAAATTACTTTGGAAATTAAATAAGATGAATTATTTTTTTGTGTGAAGTATTCAAATTGGTTGGTAAGATAACGTGGCCGCCGCGTCAGCGCGTCCAGAATTTTCTTCATCGTTCGGGCTGAGGGCACGTGCCTGCACGCGTGCCCAGACCGCGACGACGTTGTCCTCCGCACGTAGCCACCTTGCACACGTGTCGGCAGAACTCCATGCAGCCTCATCACGTCGGCCCCGCGTCCCTCCCACACGCTTGCGCGGTTTGAAGGACCCACGTAGCGCCCAAGCCACCACCCTCCTCTTCCTGCACTATTTGTACCCTCCCTCCACACCCCGGCAAGcttccacagagagagagagaggagagacagAGAGGGGGACGACGAGAATGGAATACTCGAGGGACGAGCATGGTAAACCGATCCCGATGACGGACACGTACGGAAACCCGATCCAGACGGACGAGTACGGCAACCCGATGCCGGCGACCCAAGGATACGGGGTCGGCGCGGGCGTCGCCGGCAAGGAGCAGCACCATGGGGGCGGGGGCATAACCGGCATGCTCCACCGCTCGGGCAGCTCCAGCTCCAGCTCGGTAAGCTCGTCTCCTCTTGACTTACAAGAATCATATTGCAGTAGGCATAGATTGACATGATGTCGGCAGTCGGAGGACGATGGGCAAGGTgggcggaggaagaagaaggggttGAAGCAGAAGATAAAGGAGAAGCTGCCGGGTGGGCACAAGGAGCATGAGAGCAGCGTCGAGAAGCAGCACGAGAAGAAGGGATTCGTGGAGAAGGTAAAGGAGAAGATGCCCGGCCACCACAAGGAGTAGATTAGCGTACTCTACGTATGTATGGTTGTGTATTTTGTTGTGTTTGTGTTAACACTCTGCACTCTGCAAGAGAATAATAAATGGGCGGATGCTTTCCTGTGGCATAAAAGGGTCGAGAGAGCTGATTCCTCGAGACAAGAACCTAAGAATTCAAACTATGCATCAATTTTCAGAACGATGAAAAAATATTAGGGAAAGCTTAAATTCAACATATTAGATTCTAACACTGAATGTATTGGACAGCCAAAATCACCATTTTCTAATTtacaaagcttttttttttttaattttaattgatCATCCGAAGAGAACTCACAAATCTTACATGAAAGGAAAGGCTTAGCAGAAATCGGGATCCAAAAGACGAATCATATGAATCGCCCGTTTTAAGCTGTCAATATCGTCATGGTAATTAAACAGAACCGATTGCTTGGTTCATTAATTCAGAAGCATAAGCCAAATATGGACGATACATATTTCATTTGTAAGCAACTTGAAGGGATGATGGGATTTGGTCATTCTCCGGCGGTAGCTTCACCATTGCTGGGTTCCTCGTTTGATTTGGGTATCCAAAATGTTAGGGCGGTTGATGCAGCTGCAAACATGACTCTCCTCGGTGCCCACTTTAAGCAAGTCACTGCACCTATGTAACTGTTCCAGGAAGCCACCTGTGACACAATGCAGATTGTAGAGTGCCATTAGATATACCACCATGTTCGACAAATGATGAAAGGAAAAAAGATCCACTACGTGTCTATAAACAAGTGATTCGTGCTGCCATGATGTTGTAAAACTCTTGATGGGGGACTGAACTGATGGCTTTTGTTGCACAGCAACAGCGTTCATTAGGTGAGAATTATATTATGAATGATTGATGTGCCTCCCAAGTTTGacgaatggaaaaaaaaaaaaaaaaaaatctgttatAAGCAAATAAACAGCACTTCAATGATGTCAAATTGTTGCTAAAAATCTTAATCAGAGCTAAATATATGCCAAGATTCATAGGTGAGAACGCTTGACAATGCAGATCAAATTATTGTCACAGTGGAAAAGATGACCCTTGTTTGAAAGTTTAAAGTTCTACAGGCCCTCATGATTTTATACACTTTTGACAGAGTGAAGTCCTTGTGAAAAGAACATAAATGCCTTGGTATGTTTATAAACTCACAGTAGAATAACATATGAACGAAAAGTTTATTAGCCTGTGAAGATAATTCAGGTCTTCAAAGGAAATTATCGTAGGTCTTCAAAAAGCATCTAAGAAATGGTAAAAAGTATAATACCTCATTGGGCTTGTTGATGTACCAAGCATGCAATGTTCCATCTCCTGAACCTGCAACAGGTAAAATAGTTTTGAGTTCTATACCTTCAGAAACTAAACTTCTCCACAAAATTAATTTCCAAATAGCAAGCCATCAAAGAGAGAATAGCAAAATCGAACTTGATTTACATAAATAATTTCTTAGTTGTCCATGGCTCGAACAATCATATTCACCTGCTATTAGAATCATAGTCCATTTAGGAAAAAAGAACATCAGAAAACATCAGAAGCATTGAGCCGTTGATACTTCGTTTTTCTATGTGACCCACAAAAGCACTGGATGCCACCAGATAGAAGGTATGCTTATTGGTAACAGATACTCTATAAACAACAAAGTCCTATATGATAGGGTGAAGGAACCAAACATAATGCCCCAGATGTAAAGCTGTTAAACATCCAACTTTACTACCAATATAGATTACGGGAAATGTTgtaaataaaaaggagaaagcctTTACAACAAACCCACAAAGATGGTAAAACAGAAGTTCCAGATTTGGAAATGCAGGAAAGAGAGCAGAAAACAATATTTTGATGAAGGATTATATCTGAATTCTAATGATTCAAGCATGTATAGTTTTATCACGGATACAAAATAACTGCTTATACTAAAAGGAAGAGCAACTTTAGGCTAAACTAAGCATTTAAGTGATGCAACAGAGACAGTCACATATAGTTATCAAACCAAGATTACTTGAAAACTCGCAAACAAAAGTAATAAAATTCAGTACAAAGAAATATTCTAAAGGTACTTATTATCAACATATGTATGTGGAATACATAGAAATATACATATTATGAAATCCTAAACTTTGCTTAAGCAAGTGATCAGAATAAATAGGTATCTAGAAAATGTATATGCAGATTGATTAGACAACTCGTTATCATAAAATAACTTCTTACAGATTCTTGACATTCAGAGCATAAAACATATAAGTAAAACAAAACTGAATATGGATTATATCATAATTTATTGTTGAAAAGGGCAACATGTAATATGACCTGCCACCACATATTGCCCATCTGGAGTAAATGTAGCCTCGGTTGTTAAATTAGGTGATGGCTCCAAACTGAATCCACAACGCTGAAGAAGACCCAAGGACAAAATCCATTATCCATCAAAATATTGCCTCAAAACACCAAGAGAAAAAAGTAATGTGAGGATTTATACAAATGTTGGCTACTTGTTAGCATCTTATGTTGCAGTTGAAAGAAACTACTACAAAAATATCGAGAATAAAGTCATGAATTACTTGCTATATGTAAAAGATAATTTGCAACATAAGCATTAATATGAAGTCTCAGCCACCTGAATACTATATCAGAAATAAAAAAACTTGATGAgctatacaacaataacaaactGGTCCTAAAGCAAACACAGAGTTGTAGGCATCAGTTCTCAAGGTTATGCTTGTGCACATGCAACGAAATCCAACAAAGATATAGGTACAGGTATTACTGAAAGGGAAGAATTGTCACTGTGGGTGTATCTGATGTGATGACAGCCCTCAGATTTTTAAAGGTGATGGTATTACAACAAAGATGTATTGTAACATTGAGAACTTGTAAATGATTAAAAGAAGAGCTATTGAGAAATATGTAATGTTAATTGGGACTCTAAGATGCAGTCTGAAACATTAAAGAGTTGAGAATTTCGAACAAACTACTCTGCAGACTTATGAAGTCCATTCGCTTGTCACATATATTGGTAGAAAAAATATGAGAATATATCATGTAGCATAATAGTTTGTCTAATCACTCAAAATGACAAAAAATTTATGGCTGAAATATCAAATATCCAAGTGAGATTTCAACCTTATCTCCTCCATAGGCATCTAGAATGTAGATATTGTTATTTGTGGTTGTCAAAACCATAGACCTGCCATCATTGCTGAATTTGATATCACAGACCTCGGCAGTATCTCCACCAACAAGAAAAGTATCAAATGGACCCTAAAACATACCCAGAAGGGTCAGAACATATAAACTATAACAAAGTACAGAGTTTCTGAAGTGCTGAGGACCTTGTCATACGAACGAGAATCAAACAATTTGATAGCACCCCCTTCCATTGCCACAGCAAAAACAAGGCCTTGTTGATCATAAGCAACAGTGGGCCTTCCACGTAACCGCAGAATTCCCTGAAGACTAAAGCAGTGAGCATGAATCAAGTTCAGATAATACTATGTATATCTGAACCACAAAttgctttgaaataattaatCTAACTGCCGTTACTTTTAGCATCCAAAACAGTATTTCAAGCATAAATAAACTCTGACCTGGCATGCATTTACACGGAGATCCCATATTCTTACGCTATGGTCAAGAGAACCTGACATGAAGCTGTCATTTATAGGAGACATGCACAGTGAAACAACTCTGCAAGAATTGTGCAAGAGCTTGTTAAGAAGATACAACATAGATGCTCAACATCCAAGTATTAGTAGTGGCATCATCGAAGAGAAATTTAATCGTTACCTCTGCTTGTGCCCCTTGAAGTACCGTAGGCAACGATTATCATACAGAGATAAATATCGCAATGATTCTGTTAAATAAGAAGTATATAATTAGATGCATAAACTACAATTCCTTTGGAATAATTTGTTTTGGTAAAAAGCTGGGCTCATCAAAATAACACCATTTGTCGACTCTATATTGTATCTTGATGAGCACAAAATGGAACTTGGATGGTGTGTAAAGCAAATTCGATCAGCACCATGCTTCTTGTGATATGTGGTCTTCAGCAGCCTGCATGCAAGAGCAAGCTTGACTCAATAATATGGtaatagaaaatgaaaaaaatgaaaaaaaaattacttttccCCAACATTTGTTGTATCACCCAAGTTGatatggtacgggcggtacaaacCAATCTGACTGGCGACCAAGACATGGATCGCCCGAGTCTCCGTCAACACGCCCCAACATATCGTGTGGCAGTACACTAGTACAGACCGGTATCTACCGACCCGACAAGTCCACCGAGATGGCTCCAATACCCAAAATGACTTTCGGACAAACCCTGCTTTTTCCCTCCATGACCCAAATATGGATAATAGCAGAGTAATATTAAAAATGCACAACGTAGAAATAAAAATGAATTATCGAGATAGGACATCAGATCAACTGCATTGACATTTCTATGCAATGTACTGCTAATTGACGAGTGCTTAGTGACAGACATTTGAAATTCAGATGGCTGTTAAACCAGCTTCAGCATGCAGCCATTTGAGCTTCAAGCATGGTAATAATTCCTAAAAAGGTGCTCCTAACGCATGAAATTAAAGTTAAGAACAATCTTCTGGTGTTATCCTTGATTAATCTTTTGTGCAAATTAAATATGTCAACATCACAGTCAGATAATCATAACCTCCTAAtgtcactataaaaataataatatctttcCAGTTGTTTGTTCTTTATCTCCTCCAATATCCTTAAAGGTCCCCACAGACATGTGAAGTCCCCAATTCATGATATCAATATACCATGAACCCAGCCTAATGAGATATAAGATAAACTGTTTACAGTAGTAATTGCAGAAAAAACAAAACTGTCTGGTCAAAGTCTACCTAGGGTTGATGACAAGAAAATAACTAAAAGAAATTGCAATCAATTTTATATGGTAAGCACCATAATTTAATGTTGAATATACCACATAATAACCAGAGATTGAAAATATGCACAAAGGCAACTGGTAAAACTTACTCACTTAGCATTTGCAATATCATAAAGGCGTATAGAGTCATCCTCACTTGCAGTAATAAGAAGATCTTCCGTTCGATGAAAATCAATAGAACTTATTTTCCCTGCCTACAACAAGTAAACATTATATTTGGCAAGGAATCTTAACCAATTTAATAGAACAGGAGCAAAAAAACAATGACAGAACATGATATAGTGGCTACAACATGAAGTAATATTTACCAAAATAGACCCAATTGCCCATTACATACAACTGTCAAGTCAAAGTGCACATGCATGCATATTCACAATCATAAGCAACATCTTTCATGCCATTGATTGAAGGATGCTATCATTATATCAGAATGGTCCTGGTGCAGTCATATATACGATAACATGTAAAAGAGAAAACAGCTACTACCCATAATTTTCTGGTCGAATGGCTGTTATAGATAAATAGCTGTTAGTGATATTCACAACCTTCGATTTGTTGCTCATATTCATCATTGTTCATCAGATAAACAAATTTGTGCTGTGAATTTGAATCATAGTGACACATGGCTACTTCTACAATTACTTCTTTTCTGATTATTGAAAAAGTAATTTCTTCAATATCAGAAGCTATTTCCTATAGTAAATCATAATGGTCCATCATGACAATGAATATTTTATTCATGAAACAGCAAATTGGAGGTTTGATAACAGTATGTTAATCAGTTTTAACGAGTTATGACAGCTCTAAACTGTTTCCATAACAACTGCTATAATGGTGCTTTGAAACCTCACCTCATGCTACTTACTATTCATGTCTCCCACTGTGGTGGAGAATAATTACCCAAAAGACTGTAAAAGAATTTGAAAATGAAGCAATAATTGCACAGAACATTGCATTATGTCTAgtatgtaaataataaaatacggATCTATTTCAGCTTAATCTTTTCTCTAACTTATCCATCAAGCTGAGTGGGACACTTATAAAAACTACTTTGGACAATGCCAAAGTTTCATGGTCTTCAGCAAGGATAATACCCAAAAAAACTACTTTGGACAAGACCAAAGTTTAATGGTCTTCAGCAAGGATAATACCCAAAAAACTACTTCGGAATAAGTTTCCTTCTTTAACATTCTCACACCAAGAATTGTTGTGCCAATTAACACCAAAAATAGTACAATGCCAAAAAGGTACAGCACCCATGATGACCTGTTTTGGAGGTAGCCACATATGGCTACGCTAATGTTTGGTCTGTGCTGCCTGACATGACATAAAATTGTGTCTGCTACATAATACAAACATGCCACATACCATGAAATAGTAATCCCAGTTTCAAGAGTTTAAGCTTCTTAGATGCTTTGCTTTTGGCTTGTACTTGTTGTAAACTGACTAAAGGATTTATATATACATCCTTGACAATCAGGGAATGAAGATTTTTGTAGTGCCACACTGTGGGCACACTAAAAATTCAATAGATAGTTATAGAGCCCATGCCAACCTTGCAATCCTCATGTTGATTGGTGTGTCATGTGGGCACAATATTGTTCCATGAATTTAAAACCTTGCGAACAGAATACTGCTGGATGAGTTATCAAAAAttcatataataatttttaaaaaattttcattAAGATACCAAAAGTTGCTACAAGAGATATTGGTTGGATCTTTGTCTTTCTTTGCTTTGACAAATTTCACTAGTGTAAAAGGAGCCTACGACAAAAGAAATCATATGGCTGCTCAAAGTTGACAATGTTGTGTGCCTAAAAGGCTCTCTTTTGCATATGTTAGTATACCTAATTTAGTATGGTTTAGGCAGGATACGTATAGGATGATGTTATTCCTATCTACGCGGCCCAAGGGAAAAGAAACCATTCAGGTCCATTTAAAGTGGTAAGGTTACCATGGAAAGGGCTAGACTGTATTGCTTGGATTACTTTATTTTGGATGTGAAGCCCCTCATCTTCATTCTTTCCCTTTGCTTCTGTTCATCCTTCAGTCTTTTCTTGCTGCTCAACAGCATACCAAACAAATATCTGTAGATTACAGTGATCAATCTTGTTTGCTTTTTTGTTTTGCTGTAGTTACAATTTTCTCTTTACATGTTTCGTACCAAATGTCAACTTAATTTTTCCACCACAGTTTCCTAGTTTTACATGTCTACAACTCAATCATCAGCCTCCGCTACAGTTGCTGACTTTTTCTATTAAGACCCAATGGAATCCTAAGAATCATCTAAAGAAGAAAAAATTCCAGTACCAAATAGAGACAACAACATCCATCTCTTGGAACCAACTTATACTCCAAAAATTCAATAATTAGTCTCAGTCTCCATCAACCATTCATCTTATGCCTGTTCTATAAGACAATGCAGATTGCATCAGATCTCTCAACAGGGTTATTTTCCAACAGATTACGCTTATAACCAACCATCACTAACGCCTCAATCCCTAACTTCCCATGAAAAGAACAACTAAAAGTTTATGAATGATTTATTATCAGAATATATAAAGATCCTGACTTTTCAGACCTATTGCCGCCACCATCAATTAAAAGGAGCAAACAAGACGCTATCACCTAGAAAAGGACCGACTCGTGCAATCAACTAATTCCAAATAGAAGGCATCAAAGAAACTTCTGATCCTTGAGTATTCTAGCACCAGAGAAGGACATAATCGAACCATACAAACGAAGACGCCAAACAAATACGACTGAGTTCAATCGACGAGGTATTAGCAAACAACACAGATAACAGAAGAATTTATACAGAGGAGACAATCACGCACGTAGTCCGTGAAGACGGCGCCAACGGCCATGCTGCGCACGGTCTCTTGGCTGAGCTCTGTGATCGCAgacatcttctcctcctcctcagttTTCTGTGGGTGgggaacagaaggagaagaaaggtTTTTTGATCAAGATAAACTACCAAGAAAAGGGAAACAAAGAGATTAACGATTGCTTCTGGGTAAGAATCCGTTgacagaaagaaaaaatcgagtaGTGATGAGACGTATTACCGATTCGATTCAGCTGTGCTCTCCggtgagcgagcgagcgagcgagagagagagagagagagagagagaggggctatAAAAGGGGTTTAACCGATCAAGGGAGAACGGGAATCGAGATCGACCGGGGTCGGGAAGAAGAAACCCCAATTGCCTTTGGTTCTTTTCTTATCTCGAACCCGTAACTCGGTCCGGTTCGACATTTATAAGCTacaatacataaataaataaaatattagagtCCCCTTCTTATAATAAATATGATCTCTTCTGTGTTAATATAATTATAGAATGTATatattaaatcattataataaatatcaaaaaatattttttatttcattttctttaatttttagttcatctcatttcatagagaaaaagaagaagaagagaaaggagaaaaGGGAGTAGTTGTAGATATAAGATAAaatgattttattaaaattaagttataaattgatGACATATAGAATAATTTGAAGTTgggttataaataacaaaaagaagattACAAATAGTAatcttcaatcataaaaaaaatatattatatttaattctcatttttTGCTTTGTATAACAACACACTGATTTACAAGtcagaaaaattatataatatggtTTCTATTTATATAGAAAACCAAACACAAaacaattatatttatataatatggtTTGTATCAATCTTTACATTTAAATTACTACTTAAAGGAATTATAATGGTGTTGTACTGAAATGTACATGCAAATCTAAATCACAAGGGGACCTGAACAGGAAGTAGCTGTTTGGAGAAGAAGAACAATAACAAAGTACATGTGCCACCCGTGATCTATCTCAACAATCTTTTAGATGATGCATTTTTGACATGAACACAAAATTGGATGTATACTCTCACTGTTTGTACAATTGAGGAGGTAGAAAGATCAGATTTCTTGAAAGAACACAGAGTCTGACGTTGAGAGGATGAGGAGATGAAGAGGGCTTGCTGTTGTTCTTATGGCTCAAGGACACCTGACGCTCCTTCCTGGTCCTCCGAAGTAGAAGTAGCTCCCCCAGGCTCTGTTGATCCTTGCTTGTACGTCATAGCAATTTGGGTGGTCGGCGAGGACACGGAGG
The DNA window shown above is from Musa acuminata AAA Group cultivar baxijiao chromosome BXJ2-4, Cavendish_Baxijiao_AAA, whole genome shotgun sequence and carries:
- the LOC103981180 gene encoding protein ANTHESIS POMOTING FACTOR 1 isoform X2; the encoded protein is MTLYAFMILQMLSELLKTTYHKKHGADRICFTHHPSSILCSSRYNIESTNESLRYLSLYDNRCLRYFKGHKQRVVSLCMSPINDSFMSGSLDHSVRIWDLRVNACQGILRLRGRPTVAYDQQGLVFAVAMEGGAIKLFDSRSYDKGPFDTFLVGGDTAEVCDIKFSNDGRSMVLTTTNNNIYILDAYGGDKRCGFSLEPSPNLTTEATFTPDGQYVVAGSGDGTLHAWYINKPNEVASWNSYIGAVTCLKWAPRRVMFAAASTALTFWIPKSNEEPSNGEATAGE
- the LOC103981179 gene encoding dehydrin Xero 1, with amino-acid sequence MEYSRDEHGKPIPMTDTYGNPIQTDEYGNPMPATQGYGVGAGVAGKEQHHGGGGITGMLHRSGSSSSSSSEDDGQGGRRKKKGLKQKIKEKLPGGHKEHESSVEKQHEKKGFVEKVKEKMPGHHKE
- the LOC103981180 gene encoding protein ANTHESIS POMOTING FACTOR 1 isoform X1, yielding MSAITELSQETVRSMAVGAVFTDYAGKISSIDFHRTEDLLITASEDDSIRLYDIANAKLLKTTYHKKHGADRICFTHHPSSILCSSRYNIESTNESLRYLSLYDNRCLRYFKGHKQRVVSLCMSPINDSFMSGSLDHSVRIWDLRVNACQGILRLRGRPTVAYDQQGLVFAVAMEGGAIKLFDSRSYDKGPFDTFLVGGDTAEVCDIKFSNDGRSMVLTTTNNNIYILDAYGGDKRCGFSLEPSPNLTTEATFTPDGQYVVAGSGDGTLHAWYINKPNEVASWNSYIGAVTCLKWAPRRVMFAAASTALTFWIPKSNEEPSNGEATAGE